From Candidatus Paceibacter sp.:
CCAAAGAAAAAGGTTATATAAACGAAAATACTAAATGGGAAGAATTCGCCCCGTTGACAAACACCAAGCCAATATTGGTGCAGGATAATATTTCAGAAGCGGAGCTGATTTACTGGCAAAAAAGGGCCTTTAAAGAATTCTACCTAAGGCCCAAGTATATTTGGCACAAGTTAAAAAATATATGGTCGCAGGGAGGATTTAGAACTTTATATGAAGGAGTAAGGATTCTTTTTATAATTCTTATGAGACCGAACAGTAGTAAAAATAAAAAATTATGAAAAATAAGGTGGTGTCGTTTTTTCTGTCAAAAGTATATGTGGACAAATTTTCAGATTTAATAAAAAAATCAGCTATTTTATCCCTTCCCTATAAAATAATCGCCCAAAGAATGATAGACTGGGAATTCCCCCAGCATTTGTTTTTAGAAACAACCAACGCTTGCAATCTAAAATGCAAAATGTGCGTCAGGAACATGGTTCCGTTAAAAATCGGCGAAATGGATTTTGATTTGTTTAAAAAAATACTGGATGAATCGTCAAACCATGGTCCAAGAAATTTTTCCCTGCACCTGTTCGGCGACCCCCTGCTTGCGAGTAATTTGGTAAAAATAATAAAATACATAAAATTTAAAAATAAAAAAAACACCATACTTCTTACCACGAATGGCGTGCTTTTAACCAAAGACAAAGCCGAAGAAATAATAACTAATAATGTTGATAAAATAATAATAAGCATCCATAGCGCCAACGGCGACAAGTACAAGGACATTACAGGGATTGACATGCTCGGAAAAGTTGAGGAAAACATAAAAGACCTTGTTGAGATAAAGAAAAAACATAAAGAAAACACTTCCCAAATATACCTGAGAATGGTTGTTCCAGACAAAAAAAGCGATGATGTAAAATTTTTTCGCGATAAATGGAAAACTTATCCTGTAATCGCTGACGTCAGAGAACTGCATAATTACGGCGGCAAGATTTATAACAAGACGACGGAAACAATGCCAATCAAAAGATACCCGTGCTACCATCTGTGGTTTTCTCCTGGAATTTCATGGGACGGAGAAGTTTCCATTTGCTGCGACGATCTGGAACGCCAAGCCGTTATCGGTAATATTAAAAAATCAACTCTGACTGAAATATGGCAAAGCGATGCGTTAAAAAAATACAGAGAATATCATTTGCGCGGAGAATATCAAAAAATACCGGTTTGTAAAAATTGCGATGTCTGGAAAACCTATCCTGACGTATTTTTCAAGTGGCAGAAAAAATAAAACCGGGCAATGAAATGAAGAATTTTTTTAAAAAATCTTATCTATTACTTGGTCCGCTTATTTTTATATGGATCATAAAAGATATAGATTTTATTAAACTTAAAGATATTATATCAACTATCCACCCTGTTTCTTACGCCCTGGCGGCTTTTTTATGGCTACCTGCCACTGCTTTAAAAGCTTACAGGTGGAAAAAAATAATGGATATCCAAAAAATTTATTACTCAATGAAGGATGCTTTTTTAATCTACGGCTCAAGTTCGCTTTTAGGCCTCATAACCCCGGGTAAAATAGGCGACTTCAGCAAGATTGCTCACCTTAAAAAAGACAACCACTCTTTAGGAAGGGCGTTTTTGGGCAGTTTTCTGGAGCGTATTTTTGACCTGTCTTTCGCTATCGTATTTGTCTTTGCCGCGTTATTTTTTCTTCCCGCCACTCTTCATTTCCCGCTTAATTCTTATGCCCTGGCAAAATTGGCGGGCCTGGTAATATTTTTTTTGTTTGGCTTTCTGACTCTTTTTTATTTTCTTAAAAAACAAATTGTTTTAAGTTTAATCCGGGAAATTTTAGAAGACCTGCAAAAATTTAAAATAAAGAACATTTCTTTTATTTTCATACTAAGCGCGCTAGTTTGGTTTTTTTATTTTCTTTTGATATACCTTATAGCTGTAAGTATTAGTTTGCAACAAAGCGTCAACTTTTTATACCTATCATTCGCGGCGGCGATTGCTCTTTTGTCCGGTTTTTTGCCCATAACAGTTATCGGTATTGGAACAAGAGAAACGGTTTTTATTTTTCTTCTTGCGCCTCTCGGCGTCGCCAAAGAAACTGTCATTACCTTCTCGCTTCTCATATTGGTAAACTACATGGCGCTCTTCGCGCTCAACTTTTACTGCTGGATTAAAAAACCTCTCACCTGACTAAATTCATCAAAAAAGATTTGCCCGAAGACGCGCCGGGCTGGGTTATTTTCACGTTATCGTCGGAGACAATGCCAGCGCCGGATATTTTGGCCAGCCTTTCGGACAAGTCGGGCGAATAACCCAGAAGATGCTTGATGCGGAAAAATTCAAACACTTCTTTCGTTTTGCCTTGTTTTATAATTTTTTCCATTGTTTCCGGACGGAAAAGAATAAGCGACTGGTCCGTTAAAACATTAAGCGTAATGCTTTCGTCCGATCTTATATTGGCGGCAATAACGTCTACGGCGGGGATGTTTTTTTGCTTGATTATTTCGGCATAAGAGTGGATTTTAAGAATGCCGCTGTCGTAGGCCTTGCCCCACACGACATGGTCCACCGTTAAAATTCCGTAACCGAAAAGCAGAACAATGAAAATACTCAAACAAATTTTCTTTTTCCCGCCCCAGTTAAAATAATCGGCTAAAATATCCAGAACATAAACAATCCCCAGAGAAACCAAAAGCCCTATAGCAAAACCAAAATCCATAAGATGGTTCCGACCGGCCAGCGCTCCGTAAGAGACAAGAAGAATAGAGCCGACTATCCACCAAACAAAAAAAGAGCGCAAAAACAAATCGCGGCGCTTAAGATAAACAAAGCCAAGCAGACCAAGCAAAAAGATAAACGATCCGCCTATGTCTTCCAGAGAAAAAAACCTGGCAACATGGGCGGTAAGCAGGTACGAACCAACAACAAAACGTTGCGCCAAACTTAGTTTATCCGCCCCCACGTTGTCGGCGGCTTTTTTAACCATCAGCGATTTTATAAATCCTTGCTCGCCTTTTTTCGCGCTCTCATACCGCTTTAAGAAATCTTCGCGGTCAAAACGGAAAGTGTAATAATCAGGGTAAAGATGGCCGGCCAGGCTGTAATCAAGTTTTTCTTCCGACGGAGTTTTTAAAACAAGGCCTTTGTAAATATTATCGCCTCCAAAAAATTTCGGGAAATAAAGAACTGACATTATTATGACAACCGGCGTGAAAGTGTAAATTAAAATTCCGCGTTTTTTCTTCAGCAGAAAGTAAACGAAAATGACGGGCAGGGCGACCAGAAACGCTTCTTTGGCCAAAACAGCCAGAGATAAAAACGCGCCGGAAAAGATAAAGTAAACCTGACTGTATTTTTTTTCTCTCCCCAAGAAAAACAGCAAAAAAAATAAAGACAAAAAGAACAATGCGAACTCATAATTGCCCAGCGCGTAAACCGTCCGCCAGTTGGTGGGCAGAAGCGCGTAAACAAAAGAAAAAATCAGGGAGATTTTTGCCCCAAAAAGATAAAAAACTAAAAACGCCAACAGTAAAAGAGTTAAAGAATTTATAATCACCGAGGCAAGAACAAAATCGCCTATGTCTAATTGCCCGGTATAACCTATTATTTTTGAATACAGACTGGCGGTAAGGCGGTTACCGATGGTGGACGGTTCTCCGCTTGAAGCCACTTCACTTGAGGAGAGCAAAACTCCCCGGTCGTTATACATTGAGTACTTGCCCGTCTTTTGGAGGTTTCTTGCCAGAACCAGCTGGTCGTTTATTGCGTCGGGCGAATAGCCTTTAAACAAAAACGGCGAATACCAAATAGCGCCAGAAAATAAAACAGCAAAGAGTATTAAAATTATCTTTGAGGTTGTTTTTTGAAAAATATTCATAAAAATAATTTTGCCGTAAGCATAGCACAAAAAATTAAAAACTACTCCGCCGCGTTTTCCGGCTGGCGGCGTTTTATTTTTCTCAATACGACATTGTAAATCCGCCTGGCAAGATAGGTGTCTTCTTTATCCCAGCGCAGGTAGGAGCCGAGACTGCCGACAAAATTAAAGTTCAGTTTTTTAAGGTAAGAATAACGCAAGAAAAAAGTAGAGTAAATA
This genomic window contains:
- a CDS encoding SPASM domain-containing protein gives rise to the protein MDKFSDLIKKSAILSLPYKIIAQRMIDWEFPQHLFLETTNACNLKCKMCVRNMVPLKIGEMDFDLFKKILDESSNHGPRNFSLHLFGDPLLASNLVKIIKYIKFKNKKNTILLTTNGVLLTKDKAEEIITNNVDKIIISIHSANGDKYKDITGIDMLGKVEENIKDLVEIKKKHKENTSQIYLRMVVPDKKSDDVKFFRDKWKTYPVIADVRELHNYGGKIYNKTTETMPIKRYPCYHLWFSPGISWDGEVSICCDDLERQAVIGNIKKSTLTEIWQSDALKKYREYHLRGEYQKIPVCKNCDVWKTYPDVFFKWQKK
- a CDS encoding flippase-like domain-containing protein — its product is MKNFFKKSYLLLGPLIFIWIIKDIDFIKLKDIISTIHPVSYALAAFLWLPATALKAYRWKKIMDIQKIYYSMKDAFLIYGSSSLLGLITPGKIGDFSKIAHLKKDNHSLGRAFLGSFLERIFDLSFAIVFVFAALFFLPATLHFPLNSYALAKLAGLVIFFLFGFLTLFYFLKKQIVLSLIREILEDLQKFKIKNISFIFILSALVWFFYFLLIYLIAVSISLQQSVNFLYLSFAAAIALLSGFLPITVIGIGTRETVFIFLLAPLGVAKETVITFSLLILVNYMALFALNFYCWIKKPLT
- a CDS encoding glycosyltransferase family 39 protein gives rise to the protein MNIFQKTTSKIILILFAVLFSGAIWYSPFLFKGYSPDAINDQLVLARNLQKTGKYSMYNDRGVLLSSSEVASSGEPSTIGNRLTASLYSKIIGYTGQLDIGDFVLASVIINSLTLLLLAFLVFYLFGAKISLIFSFVYALLPTNWRTVYALGNYEFALFFLSLFFLLFFLGREKKYSQVYFIFSGAFLSLAVLAKEAFLVALPVIFVYFLLKKKRGILIYTFTPVVIIMSVLYFPKFFGGDNIYKGLVLKTPSEEKLDYSLAGHLYPDYYTFRFDREDFLKRYESAKKGEQGFIKSLMVKKAADNVGADKLSLAQRFVVGSYLLTAHVARFFSLEDIGGSFIFLLGLLGFVYLKRRDLFLRSFFVWWIVGSILLVSYGALAGRNHLMDFGFAIGLLVSLGIVYVLDILADYFNWGGKKKICLSIFIVLLFGYGILTVDHVVWGKAYDSGILKIHSYAEIIKQKNIPAVDVIAANIRSDESITLNVLTDQSLILFRPETMEKIIKQGKTKEVFEFFRIKHLLGYSPDLSERLAKISGAGIVSDDNVKITQPGASSGKSFLMNLVR